The genomic DNA GAGACTAACAGAAGGGAGCAACTGCATCCCCCATCAGCTGCTTACAATAGAGCGACATTCAAGCTGGAGCAAATCATAAATTAACCATCAACTATTGTATACTATATGAATAATTGACTTGGGCATAGGAATTTCTTTTGGGGGCAATTTGCATGTGAGGAGATCTGAGGGATCTAGGATAGGCTGAAGAACAAAGTgattaaatgaatttttagCAAAGTTGTAATAGCATGGCAACCAGCCACACCGCCATCAAGCTCTCGTATCAAAGATAACCAAACGTGAAATTATGTTAGAATGATAAACCAACGCTAAGAACATCTCTCAAGTTAAGCAAGCTTACAATGCAATATAGTTGTTTTTCCATGTTACAAGCTAAGCGCAGCAGCCTCATAGGATTTACTATTGTTCACAAGAGCGCCGTTTTATTCCCCGTTGGATATTAGGACCTTCACGTTTGGTCCGTTGCTGGCCTGCTTTGTAGGTTGAGCTATCAGTCACAAGGGCGCCCATTTTACCACCTTAAAATTTTTAAAGCAAATTTAAAACAAGTTCATGCTGCGGTCATAAGAGCTAATTACATGAAAAAGAAACTTACCCCTATTCCTGTTGTGGGCTGCTTGGAAGAGACGGGTGACTGGGCGATGAGGTAGAGGTGGCTTCAAGGGAGCCGTGATGGGTAGGCATCGACATGTCGACGTGCTAGCCTGGGCTGCCGTAGGTGCTGCTTGAGAGAAGAGAGATAAGAGTACAGTTTGATGGCAATACTGCTGTTTAAATATACATACTACCTTACAATCTTAGCAAAAGAAATAATTCTCAAAGTGctaaattatggaaaatgaaaGTTTGGAAACTAATCAAAGGAAGCTAAGTCCTAGTCACCAGCGCTGATCCTTTGCAGCTTCCTATCCTTCTTTGTTTTTGCTAGTGTTGCATACCTATGTGAGTAGTAGACATTACCGAAGGCCTGCAACAACCCCCAACTCCAAAAACAAATTGAATAGAATCCTTAGCTGTGCTAACACCTCGCCGCATTACTCCCAGAAAGCAAGCCCATGCTGATTGCCAATAAATGCAACACGTTCAACCAATGCGTGCGCAGACGAACGGCGACTTAGCCTGTTCACGCGCAGCCATCACCACACAGCGCTTTAGGCCCTGTTCTCTTCAGCTTTCcttttttgcttttcttttcttttcacttCCTATATGCACCATTGCACTTCCTATAGCTCAGCCCCAAACAACATCGTACACCACGACCATCCCCAAATGCAGTTTTGGGATGCTAGAAAAAAGTTTAGGAAAGGTGGGAGGAAGGTGAAGTGACTCCATTATTGAGCTCTAATGCACCGCACCCTTTACCGGATCTATGCAGCATCAAGTCCAAAACCATGACGTAAAAAAAACAGCTTTGTCGTAAATTTTCTGGTTGTGGAGTTCAAGATAATCTATACCTTTATGGGTAATCTATATCACATTCCATGCTAACAACACAGCTATAATGTAATCATGCATGCTTATTGTTGAGTAATACTACATGCTTATTATTTATTGATTTCAGCGCTTAATCTAAGTGCACATAAATGCACACATCCATACTCTCTAATGAGCTAACTCCATACGATGGCACATATATAATTAACCCATAACAAAAGCATATTAGATAAAAACTCGGTAGGCACTCTGCACAGCAGCAAGTACCTGTTTTCTGCGCGTTTTCAGCCACTCTCATGCCACTCAGCCTACAATGAACAAACACATGAGTCAGATGTGAAGCTGTATTTTGGCATGTATTTTGGCAATAGCCTCAACTATTGGATACATTGTCAATATTCTCTTTCTTATAGGGTACACCACATGCATGTGCACGCCAAACCCAAGAAACtcttgacaaacaaacaaagatgcTACAGAGGCTAGGATACACAAGATGCACGTGAATCAGCTGGTGTTGAAGATGCATATAGAGAAAAGTACAACCACCaaacattttttttagaaatttccAAAGAGAAGGCCTAAAAAAAAGAACATCTAGTAGTATACTACAGTTTTGAAATGATAGAACATTGTAGTATACTGCAGTTATACCACATCATAGAACATGGTaacattaatataaaaataataatactgTACTGATTTAAACCCAATAGAATGATGTTAGAACTCGTTGATCAACAAAATAGTGAGATGCACATAAGTAAGTAGGTAACAATAGTGATTTCATATAGTGTTGAAATGGGCCGGCATGTGGATCCGGTAAGTAGTAAGCATCAGCGATAGCAATTTGATTGGCCCATGGCTAATGCCAGATTAGTGCTGAGCTTATTGAATAATATTATATATGGATTACTCATGCTGAGCATACGCCCCATTGTGCCCCATCGGTGGCCCGCCACCGGTGGCACATCATCAAATTGTAGTCCACATACCACTTTAGATCTAATCACATAAAAAACACACCAGTCAGGACCTAGTCATAACAGGATGCCAACTTCATGTACATGTACCCAAGATGAATTATCATGAGGATGAGAGCATAAGAATAGTTTAATCACAAATAAACTTACATGGTTGTCATCCAATGAGTCATCATCATTCCCAACCTCGTCACCACGAACAATGTGCTTGTCCATTTTACCAACCTCACAAGGAGCCTTTTGCTTGTTTTTTCCTTAAAACAAAAACATGTACATATAGTTCAGCTGGCAGCAAGATTCAAGGGCCAATAGCACAGATGCTCTAAAGAGTAAACATGCAACAAATAATTGGGGAAATTACATACCCTGGATACAACTGCTGCACGTTGAAAGTCTCTCAGTTTCCTCTTCATCTGAAATGAGGATAAAGTCTGATATTCTCAGATCTGTGAGTTGGCCTCCACTTTGCAAGTTGGGGAATAAGGATACAATGCAAAAGAGCACAGACACCCCCAAATTGCCCGGCACATTTAATactaaaaaaatgaaacaagtTGCATGATGGAGCTAGCATGGGTTGTAACACCATTACACTCTTTCTGCTTCTTTCACCTATGTGGCTGATTGGTTTATCTTTAATTATCAAAGTGATTTAATTATCAAAGTGATGAAAACTGACATCTTATGGCAGTAGTCAAGGATTGTTAAACCGGTTATCTGTTCATCTAGGGATCAAAAGGAATATACAAgtgattatttatttatttatttattaaatgGCAATTGTTGTTCCACACGACCTCACATCTCTTTCTTATTCTTGCTAATTGTTTTGATCTCAAATAAACTCATAGCTCGCTGCTACTGCTACTTTATGGCTATTGGCGCCCTATGAAAGCATCCATAACACTGACAATCTGCTATTCTATTTGAAAGAGGATGGAACGTTGGACATAAGAGTGCCCTTCGAGGGCTGGAGGAACCTGTGAATACTTTTAGAAGCATTCTTGGTGTTCATATAATCCTTTGGATAATTTCATATGTTTCCTGAAGGACAAGGACAAAGTAATCCCAGTGTTCATACAATCACACTAAAAGCTGTTGATGCAGAGAAAATTAGATTCAGTTTATGTTGCTGGTGTTCTTGCCGTACATATAATTTTGATCCCTGCAGTTTGCTTCTTAGTACGGCTACCCCTTGGCCTTGGTAGCCATACTAAGAAGCTGTCTTGAAGATGTACATGTTTCTTTGCCAATGATTATATATATGTCAAATATTTAGTCATTTTCCTTATCAATATATCAGCAGTCCATGTCTCACGTATTATTTATTTCGTTTGAACTAAACTAAATATACTTgatttgggttcatttgaaacTTTTATGCTTtgctaaaaaaaattagatttcaAAACATATTATAAACTTTTTGTTAAATGTAAGATCAACAAAGTGATTTATGGGGCTTTGATGGCATAGTAACATTCCCAAGCGATGTTTATCATTGCTGCATTGTTTCAGCAACATTCTGGTGATTTTACTCTGTGTTCTATAAGTTAGTGGCAGAGAATGAGCTGTATTTCTAGTAGAAAACAATCAACGAGAAAACAAGAACCAACTGAAAATGCCCACCGAACAGCCACGCAATGACCTAGCGCTAGCGCTAGAAAGGTGGTGTGATGCCAACACAACCATCCAAACATCTGCCCCAAGAGGGCGCGTTCAAACAACCATGTGGATGCAGGAAGAGGGAAGCAGAGATGAGAGGCATGCATGTATTACCACACAAGTTTTTCCGAGCACTTGAGCCTGGCGCAATCTTTTGCAATTTATGCTTGGATGGGCACTCCCGCAGCTGGTGCGAAGCCAAGGTGGAGAATGGAATGTATTCTTCGCAAGCCACGCATTTCACCATGATACCTTGGACGAGGTAGTCGAGCTCACTGCAGCGAACATAGTTGACGATATCCCCACGGTAGCAGGGGCTACAAATGAGAACGTCACCAGAGATATGCTGCAACAAGGGTAGGATAGCATGAAGCCAAAATCAAATCAAACCAAACTGCATCCAAATTAATTCGGTCAGGTCAGAGCTGAGCTCACCCTGAAAATAGGAGGTCGGAGAGGAAGCTCGCATTCAGAGCAGACAAGTAGACTTGTCTTGATGCAGCCGCCCCCGTAAAACGCGAACTCCATCTGCCGTTCCGGAAGCTTGGGATCGACGACGTCGGTGTTGCACCTGTGTTCAAAAAACTTGCAGTAGGGGATGTATTCGCCCCCAGAGTCGCAGAAGATGCATTTGAACTTCATCTGAGCGATGGTGCAGTCCAGCAAACGGCAGTTGGAGATACATGCCTTTTCGTGTCGGCGGGTGCAGGCACCACAATAG from Panicum virgatum strain AP13 chromosome 7N, P.virgatum_v5, whole genome shotgun sequence includes the following:
- the LOC120682935 gene encoding uncharacterized protein LOC120682935, whose protein sequence is MSSPTLTLSSPLPSTRLPPAPRAALPPPAEPLAVERPSSAADPPTAGLVLPSWATAPPVDPAIRRRPPAGRHNHQSRGGQIPNVASLSKCRLRLLKLERVKDYLLMEEFVAAQERLRPQEDKAEEDRSKEASVLPPRNREMGVFELKINHLVLDCAYCQQPLRPDQIRGQAYTCAGGHIYCGACTRRHEKACISNCRLLDCTIAQMKFKCIFCDSGGEYIPYCKFFEHRCNTDVVDPKLPERQMEFAFYGGGCIKTSLLVCSECELPLRPPIFRHISGDVLICSPCYRGDIVNYVRCSELDYLVQGIMVKCVACEEYIPFSTLASHQLRECPSKHKLQKIAPGSSARKNLCDEEETERLSTCSSCIQGKNKQKAPCEVGKMDKHIVRGDEVGNDDDSLDDNHVSLFVIKLFLCSHPHDNSSWVHVHEVGILL